ggacgtttgccatTAGTTGTTTTACttgttataaacataatatatttacattaatcaaTATATAAGTTTTCAAATGCCTGTTAAATCAGTGCGGAAAGAAAGGTTGTTTTTAACAGAACAATGGCACTTTTCTTTGAGGTCTGTGATATGACCCAAATTTATCACAAAATAGAACAAGGTCAACAACGTAAATCCCCCTCTTATAGGGCAGCGTATCTCAGTAGGACATTTAAGGGCTGATACTTATATAtctgtatgtttttatattctaacttaatatatatcatatagaaTTACAATTTAAAGATTCGGTAAGACTTTATATGAATTGTTATTAACAtacttatcaataataataaaatataatttattttgaaatgtttaccCATCCCGACTAATAAAAACATTcgtgagtttgtttatttgttacgctATTGAGTCTAAAACTAACCGGTTTGACGAAATTTAACTTAGGCCTTGGAAGGAATACAGAAAAAGATAGCTTCCCCCCATAATCCATGCTTATATGTTAAAGAAATTTAATgtgttaaatttcattaaaatcggtttagtgaattgttttttttataacataactaTTTATGCTTAACACTTGACAACAAACAGTttacatgttattattatagtttaaatatttatatgtagatatatttgtttatttataaaagtaaatattcacgtttaaaaataatatattagaaatactATTAGTTTAGTTCTAATGAGCTTTGATAACATTTCTCGTTAGCTCGTtagataattacaaataaatgtcaTTAGTGTTGATAATGCGTTGTTGTGTCTGTGTTTGTATTACGCTATCATGCTTTTAACTTTATCGTGCAACGCCATCTAGCGATGAGTTACAACAATGTACATCGTTTTCAAATAGgaatgacataaatatttaacaatgtgTTATTTCAGATATGGATACTGataattgaaacaattttaCCGAATAATTTAGCGGTTTTagaaacgaatattttttttgattttttttcggTTAATCCGTATAcgttaacttaaaaataaaattatttagaaattattaaagtaGAAACTTAGTGAAAAGTCTTACTTAagcttatttcataataattcagaaatgaaaaataacaatataattacataatccAATGCTTTTTACTCCTTTtaccgtttaaaaaaataatcaatacaacACGATTGATCctagagataaaaatatatgaatcgattaaaaaaaaaatcgactaaaaatactttttctttgtTACAGATCTCACCATGAAGATTTTCTTGAGTTTAATGGTGTTATCGCTGGTCGGGCTAGCGTTAGGCGCTCCCACCTCTAGCGAAGATGACGAAGTAATAGTTGTCTCAAAGGACTTCTTCTCCAAAGATTCCGTAATATACTCAGGAAAACATAAAATCGTTAACTTAATCGTACCTCTGAATGGCCTGAACCACGATAATGACACCAATGACTCATCGGAATACAGTCCAAATTCCAACGAAATCGAactcaatattttaatgttcttCGTTGAAGCTGATGTCGATTCATATGGCAACCGTGTAGACAGAGGTCTCTATGTATTGAGGAATGGAAAGGCAACTAAGATATTGGAAAATGGTAGAGATGCAGCCGCGTCGAGAGACGATAGCAACTTAGCCTTCTTTGGAGCTAAAGATGGAATTTACGTTTACGATTACGCAACTAATTCCGCTAAAAAATATGGAACAGTCGATGACAGTATAATTTGTATTGGCAAAGAGGAAACTGGTGACGTTATCTACATACTGACAGAGAATCACGAAATGTTCAAAGTATCGAATGGTGGAATGgttaaagagaaattaaatgACGTAGTTGGTGCCAGACAATTCGTCCtagatttatcaaacaatatatacttttacACAGAGGATAAGCAAGCGTACGTTCGAACGGCTGATGGTGTTAAGAAAATCGAAGGTCTACCACAGAATCCGAGCAGCGTAACTCTTGTGAATCCACCTTTATTCCTGTACGATGATGCAGTTCCCTTCGTTGTCGATAACAGCTTGTATTTCATCTCCGTTAATGGAACGACTGATGACGCTAGGACTATATTTGAACCTAAGGCAAAACCATCAGCTTACGCTCCAGAGGCATTCGTGATACAATATTATGCATACAATAAGAAGATATATGAATTCAATCTCATTGCTAAGATCTACGAAGGTGTCATGGGTTCACTAGATAGTTTAATAGAAAACAATGTGGATAAAATACTAGCAGCAGCAAAGGTATCGAAACGTCCCCGTCAGCATCAACGCGTTTAAACCTCTCGTGCTGACAAAATATGCCGATAAAAtctgaaacaaaatttatttatatgttcagTAAATGTTTTTGGAAAAATCGATACAGTTATTTTGAGCtatgatatgaaatatattattttatacttagacatttattataatctacAAATGTAtgaataaggaaataaatatcataaaatattataacacattGTATATCATTTGCCTTTAATTATACCACAGCCTTTAAAATAGAATACGAGATacaaatctatatatatgtatcattatatcagtaatttataatgattcgtatgttattttattctcTATATAATTAAACGATGGgttcacataatatataaacatataaaaattaaagatcttatgtttttttataataatagctaCCGTGTTCAAATGTTGAACGTTGAATTGAGAAACTCTTTTTGATTTTCCTTCTTTCAGGTGAGCGTCCTGATCGTTCGCCATCATTCTTTCGTTCGTaccattttgtattttataataaaagacagAAAAAGTTTCAAAAGCATCTGAGTTAGTAACGCCCACTTATCACATACTCTACCTCCAAACAACAGCACTCATACGTAAAACAGTAGTTTTTTTAGGGTGCAGTCACCCTAGCCTTTTTGTCTGTGATCCCAGCGTCACAGACAAAAAGGTCacaacatcttaattcccaaggtttctggaattattcatttttcattggtatggtcaatatttattacataatgtatgcgacattgtctatgtattagtaaaaaaaaacacacacacaaaatgtttattctttaccaaaaataaactttaaattaatataaataaaaaaaaatataatgagcgAAGCTAACTGAGAAttcctaaaattttaaaaagaaacttgaactccaggagAGGATatggactacttttttgccaaacgCATGACTACCTACGCGactactaattataattaagatttaattttaagcatattttcaaatttatcataAAGAAGAGGTATAATGTTTATCTGGATCATatgttgttaattataaattgggTATTTCAGACCTCCCAATATTCTCAGAAAAATTGACTTTTAGTTTTAACTGATACCTAAGTTTAccttttatgtataaatttacgAGAATAAGTTAGTATTTTGTCTTCTacggaaaatattatttgctcgAAGCGGTCAGAGGTTAGATTGTTTACAATTGAGACATCATATTCACTGGGACAAAATACGTTATCAATATCGCGTAGAATACTGGTCTGTTATTCTGGTTTTTTTCACAATAttgatttgttaaattaaatgattcaaaGAAGGTAAACttagtattgtttattttaaaaaatgaacgTTGTAATTACACGATTATAAATTCACTAGTCggcacccgcggcttcgctcgtttttTACGGGttttttgtcatgtgttaggctaGAAAGTATCTTATGTCCTATTATGGAGTTCatgtttacttcataccaaatt
This DNA window, taken from Vanessa cardui chromosome 26, ilVanCard2.1, whole genome shotgun sequence, encodes the following:
- the LOC124540769 gene encoding uncharacterized protein LOC124540769, encoding MKIFLSLMVLSLVGLALGAPTSSEDDEVIVVSKDFFSKDSVIYSGKHKIVNLIVPLNGLNHDNDTNDSSEYSPNSNEIELNILMFFVEADVDSYGNRVDRGLYVLRNGKATKILENGRDAAASRDDSNLAFFGAKDGIYVYDYATNSAKKYGTVDDSIICIGKEETGDVIYILTENHEMFKVSNGGMVKEKLNDVVGARQFVLDLSNNIYFYTEDKQAYVRTADGVKKIEGLPQNPSSVTLVNPPLFLYDDAVPFVVDNSLYFISVNGTTDDARTIFEPKAKPSAYAPEAFVIQYYAYNKKIYEFNLIAKIYEGVMGSLDSLIENNVDKILAAAKVSKRPRQHQRV